In one Culex quinquefasciatus strain JHB chromosome 2, VPISU_Cqui_1.0_pri_paternal, whole genome shotgun sequence genomic region, the following are encoded:
- the LOC119767107 gene encoding uncharacterized protein LOC119767107 yields MFLRFCEDLKEPVLRKCPSAGRKLHEKAVLAGESNRTVKLRNHNRMLLNFWQRRNGQLFCGPMGETGAELVIELWRERNGDGIGVLAAALFVKQQQCGCDAFK; encoded by the exons atgtttttaaggtTTTGCGAGGATTTGAAGGAACCTGTGCTGCGCAAATGTCCTTCTGCCGGCAGAAAACTTCACGAAAAAG CGGTATTAGCGGGCGAGTCAAATCGGACAGTCAAGTTACGGAACCATAATCGCATGTTGCTCAATTTCTGGCAGAGAAGAAACGGCCAGCTCTTCTGCGGACCGATGGGAGAAACAGGAGCGGAACTGGTGATTGAACTGTGGCGCGAAAGAAACGGTGATGGAATCGGAGTACTAGCAGCAGCACTTTTCGTCAAGCAGCAGCAGTGCGGCTGTGATGCGTTCAAGTAA